Proteins encoded together in one Deltaproteobacteria bacterium window:
- a CDS encoding glycosyltransferase, producing the protein MPYSKKISIDSHNRRLLRVLFVVLSMGVGGAEKLVYDIIQGLPQKNITPTVCCLDMIGPLGDKLVTQGIRVYYLKRKRGIDWGLVKRLNRIIVREKIDVVHAHQYTPYFYAVLSSLMGKKIRLIFTEHGRLYPDRRRIKRYLFNPLLAGMTDHIVSISESTKKAMVMYDNFPAQKIEVIFNGVHFDDSKTNIVPSTKRRLLQLDNTSRVMGTAARLDEIKNIPMLLHVFKRVLAQMPQTYLLIAGKGPKEKELKDLSKHLGVEDRVVFLGLRYDLPEIYPLFDVFLLTSFTEGISITLLESMAAGVPSVVTAVGGNPEVVIDGKTGYLVPTGEEQTMATKVLELLRSPEKQKTMGANAAERASKDFSFQKMLSRYLQLYQGSL; encoded by the coding sequence ATGCCATATTCCAAAAAAATAAGTATAGACAGTCACAACAGAAGGCTCCTTCGCGTTTTGTTTGTGGTGCTCTCTATGGGTGTGGGAGGAGCAGAAAAACTGGTCTATGACATAATTCAGGGGCTTCCGCAAAAAAACATTACCCCCACTGTCTGCTGCCTCGACATGATCGGCCCCCTGGGTGACAAATTGGTCACACAGGGTATCCGGGTCTATTACCTTAAAAGAAAAAGGGGCATCGACTGGGGCCTCGTTAAACGCTTAAACAGGATCATTGTCCGAGAAAAAATCGATGTGGTACATGCCCATCAATATACCCCCTATTTCTATGCGGTTCTCTCCTCATTAATGGGAAAGAAAATCAGACTCATATTTACAGAGCATGGTCGATTATATCCTGATCGGCGAAGAATAAAGAGATACCTCTTTAATCCGCTGCTTGCCGGCATGACAGACCATATCGTTTCCATCTCTGAAAGCACGAAAAAAGCCATGGTGATGTATGATAACTTCCCCGCACAAAAGATAGAAGTTATCTTTAACGGCGTGCACTTTGACGACTCCAAGACAAATATCGTTCCATCCACAAAACGCCGGTTGCTGCAGTTGGATAACACAAGCCGGGTTATGGGCACGGCCGCCCGTCTCGACGAGATCAAAAATATCCCCATGTTGCTTCACGTTTTCAAGCGTGTTCTGGCTCAAATGCCGCAAACCTATCTGCTGATCGCGGGGAAAGGCCCTAAGGAGAAAGAGCTGAAAGATCTTTCGAAACATCTCGGCGTCGAAGACCGGGTGGTTTTCTTGGGACTGAGATACGACCTGCCGGAAATCTATCCCTTGTTTGACGTGTTTCTTCTCACATCCTTTACGGAAGGAATTTCGATCACACTCCTGGAATCCATGGCCGCCGGAGTCCCTTCTGTTGTAACAGCAGTAGGAGGAAACCCCGAGGTTGTAATCGATGGGAAAACCGGATACCTTGTACCCACCGGAGAGGAACAGACCATGGCAACCAAGGTCCTGGAACTGCTTCGTTCCCCAGAGAAACAAAAAACCATGGGGGCCAATGCCGCCGAAAGGGCGTCCAAAGACTTTTCCTTCCAGAAAATGCTGTCACGTTATTTGCAACTTTATCAGGGAAGCCTATGA